The genomic region ATAGCGCGCAGACCGGATGGAACTAAGATAGAATTCGAGGTAGTTGCCCGCCTCGACAACTGGGTAGAAGTAGAGTATTACAAGCATAGCGGTATACTACACTACGTGCTTAGAAATATGATAAAGAAGTGCCTCGAGCAAAAGAAGCACCAAAAGTAAGCCTTTTTATTAGGAACACTTTGTTCTTAGTTCCTCCCTTCATATTATTTATGTTGCAAAATAGTAGCGTTGTACACAACGTAACCAATACTAGGTAACATGCTTGTGAACATAAACGGGGACACTTATGCCAATAGTGTCTGAGAAGCTCCTTGCGCCAGTAGATGTTATCGTTGATAGCCGAGAGGCATCCAAGAACAAAGATATCGTGGAAAAGATTAAGCAGAAAGGAGTCAAGGTTGCAGTGATGGAGCTACAAGCTGGTGATTACTATATACTAGCACCCGATCCGTCCAAGGCATTACTTGTTGAGCGGAAAACAGTACTTGACCTAGCCAATAGTATAAGGGATAACAGGATATGGGACCAGGCAAAGCGGCTCAGCGAAGCGGCTCGCCACGATGGTGTAAGGCCCGTAATTGTTCTTGAAGGATGGCTTGGCCTAATAGAGAAGAAGACCAAGTGGAATCTGACTGCAGTGCTTAGAATAATTGACGAGCTCGTTCTTGACTGGGGTATACCGGTTATACCTACCAACAATAAGGATGCGACAGCAGCATGGATAGCAGCAAAAGCAAAGAGTCTTGGAAAAACAGAGGAGAAGCGCATACTTCGCTTACGTGTTGAAAAGAAACCGATGTCTCTAAACGATAGAATCTTATACGTTGCTGAGGGCATTGTAGGCCCTATTCTTGCAAGGAGATTACTAATGCATTTTGGAACATTGAGGAGAATAGCGAATGCAAGCATAAACGAGCTTATGAAGGTCGAAGGTATAGGCGAGATTAGGGCTAGAGAAATTTATGCGATATTCAATACTCCGTGGAAGCCGTCTAGTGCAGATAAAGGACAAGATCCCCGTGGAAAGTCTCCTGCTGGGAAGTGATAAGGAATTGTTTGGAAAAAGAGGCGCGATTTTCTGAATTAAAATGCAGTTTAATGTTAATAGGGTTACTCTTGTATTTCTTCCATGTGGATTATGGAGACGGGGCAGCTCTCTACTGCTGACTGTACACAGTCCTTCAGATCCTCTGGGACGACACCTTCTGCGGGGTTGTTTGGATCAGTCCTCCACTTGGCAACTATTTGGCTCTTTCCATCCTCTTCGCTCATCTCGAAGACGTCTGGGCAGAGGCTTACACATACCATGTCTGCAATGCACTGGTCTCGGTCTATCCAGACGCGTATCTTGGCCACGGTTTTCACCGTGATATTCTTGACACGAATGAGGGATATAAGTGCTTCCGTTTGTGTCATCTAGGGTATTGTAGTAACCCAGCGACTTATGTAACACGCGTTAATATTAGTGTTTGCAAATTTGCTTCAATAGTACTAGTCTATCATGACCTGTTTCAAATAACTCCGCACAGTCTTCAAGAACGCAGAGACCAGTGAGGGCAGCAATTATAGCATCTTCTTCGTGTCTGCTTCTGGGTCTACGAGGTAGAGATACATTAAGTTCTTCAAGAAGCTGGCTAAACGAACAACCGCTTATTTTTAAAGAACTCGAAGGATGAGTCTCAACAACGATTATGCCAGCTACCTCCAACATTCTCTTCAATCTTATAGCTCTCTCGGCGAGCATAATCATTGACCTCATTGTGAGTGGTAAAAACCGAGCCCCCTTTGCCATAGCCATTCGCTCAACGTCTCTGAAGCCTCGTCCTCGTGGAGGAAAAGAAAGCGGTGCGTCAACAACGACTAGCCCGACCCTATGGTGCATAATCGGGTCTACTACGTCTTCATCGCTAAAAACCTCTTCAAGGAAAATAATAGAGCGCGTGGCTGTATCAAGTATTGCTAACCCTGTGGGGCGTCGATGTATTGCAGCTAAGTCTAGTCCAGCAATGCGCCGCATCCACCCAGCCTCTCCATGGCGCTTAAAACCTGCTTCTTGGCTTCATGAAGTCTTACTTTCGGCCAGAAAATGGAGAGCAACTTTTTAGGCAAGGATAATTTAAGAGGCGCTCCCGCGGCGCGTGGGTGGCCCCCACCACCAAGCTCATACGCAACTTTCTGAACATTAGCCTTTATCGATCTGAGGCTTATTCCGGTACCCCTTTTGCGAACGATTACCGCTATGTCTCCCTGAAACCTATAGAGAAGACTATTGCCAAGAATGCTTGCATTTGGAGGCCCCGGATCCTTCAGTACAAAGACGATTCTACAGCCGTGTATTTCAACTACTTCCGTATTGCGGAGAGCCTTGTTGAACCCATTGAGCTCCTTGTTAAGGTATTCTTGTAGTGCTTCATCTAGATCAGGCCACCATATTGCTCCTTCTGCAAAACCTTTGACAAGAACCCTTTTCCACTTATCGCCTTTAGGCCCCCTATACCTACCAACGATGCGATAGAGCTTAGGAGCCCAAGGATCGTCCCATTTCCATAGATCAGCCGCGCATGTTGCGCGAACAAGCATCTCAATGAAATCATCTGTTTGTGACTCGAGCTCGTCCGGCGCGTACTTGGCCACAACGCCAGCAGCGCAAGTAGAGGTATCGACGTGTACGTGGACTCCTAGACCAG from Pyrofollis japonicus harbors:
- a CDS encoding ferredoxin; the protein is MAKIRVWIDRDQCIADMVCVSLCPDVFEMSEEDGKSQIVAKWRTDPNNPAEGVVPEDLKDCVQSAVESCPVSIIHMEEIQE
- a CDS encoding DUF429 domain-containing protein codes for the protein MRRIAGLDLAAIHRRPTGLAILDTATRSIIFLEEVFSDEDVVDPIMHHRVGLVVVDAPLSFPPRGRGFRDVERMAMAKGARFLPLTMRSMIMLAERAIRLKRMLEVAGIIVVETHPSSSLKISGCSFSQLLEELNVSLPRRPRSRHEEDAIIAALTGLCVLEDCAELFETGHDRLVLLKQICKH
- a CDS encoding DHH family phosphoesterase — translated: MSTLIITHTDLDGVASAAIYLRLHGGELGEDVDVAFTEPYKLHKTLSNTSQRLQRIAVMDLGPNADTFSEITAQLKRLVSNGVRVEWYDHHRWRDEWVKELAGLGVHVHVDTSTCAAGVVAKYAPDELESQTDDFIEMLVRATCAADLWKWDDPWAPKLYRIVGRYRGPKGDKWKRVLVKGFAEGAIWWPDLDEALQEYLNKELNGFNKALRNTEVVEIHGCRIVFVLKDPGPPNASILGNSLLYRFQGDIAVIVRKRGTGISLRSIKANVQKVAYELGGGGHPRAAGAPLKLSLPKKLLSIFWPKVRLHEAKKQVLSAMERLGGCGALLD
- a CDS encoding ERCC4 domain-containing protein, yielding MPIVSEKLLAPVDVIVDSREASKNKDIVEKIKQKGVKVAVMELQAGDYYILAPDPSKALLVERKTVLDLANSIRDNRIWDQAKRLSEAARHDGVRPVIVLEGWLGLIEKKTKWNLTAVLRIIDELVLDWGIPVIPTNNKDATAAWIAAKAKSLGKTEEKRILRLRVEKKPMSLNDRILYVAEGIVGPILARRLLMHFGTLRRIANASINELMKVEGIGEIRAREIYAIFNTPWKPSSADKGQDPRGKSPAGK